CTTAGTCATCTTCCCTTTAGCATTAAATCCGTATTTGAAATTCACTTTGGTTCTCTTGGCAACATGCCTTGGAAGTCTCGCTTCTTATGAATTTGTGATTAAAAGAGTAAAAGTGCTAAGGCCTTTATTTGGTTTGAAAACCAATCTTTAGCAGGAAAGGAAAGTGGCACTTAAAGTCAATTAAAAACTCAAAATCTTTTACTAAAACATGAACATTACAGTAAGAAATACTTGTCTTTTTCTCGTATTTATCACTTCCTTTTTTGCCTGCGATAAGCAAAAAGAATCCAACCAAGAAGAATCACCAAAGACCTCAAAAATTAATTTGGTTGATTCTATAACCAAACCATTGGACGGCTTCATTCTCCAGGTAATGGAAAAGCAACAAATAGTCGGCTTAGGGGCTGCAATTATTGTCGACAAAGAATTGGTTTGGATCAAAGGTTTTGGTTTTGCTGATAAAGAGAAGCAAATAGCTTTCACGCCAAATACGGTAATGTGTATCGCATCCATAAGCAAAACATTTACGGGAGCTACGCTGATGAAAGCTGTAGAAGACGGATTGGTGTCTTTAGACGAGGATATTAATAACTACCTGCCCTTTAAAGTTATCAACCCCCATTTTCCCGACGAAAAAATAACGCTAAGGCATCTGGCAACACACACGTCCAGTTTGGTTGATGATTATGATGTCTACGATAAGACATACAATTTTGAAAACGAAGAACCTGAAGCTTTGGGAGACTTCTTAAGAAGCTATTATACTCCAGCCGGCAAGTTTTACTCAGAGAAGAATTTCCTGGACAAAAGGCCCGGTACTTATCGTGATTATTCCAATATAGCAGCAGGCTTGGCAGGCTATATCGTGGAACTTCAGACAGGGAAAAAACTAGGTGAATATGGTAAAGATCAAATTTTTGAGCCATTGAAAATGACCAATACTGGCTGGTCTTTAGCTGATGTAGATGTAGACAATCATTCAGTGCAATATGAACTAGTAGAAGATTCAGTCATAACAATCCCATTATATAGCCTCACAACATACCCTGACGGAGGGGTCCGTACTTCAGTTTCAGATCTATCCAGGTTTTTTGTGGCTCTGCTAAATGAAGGAGAATACAAACAGACAAGAATATTGAAAGAGGAAACGGTCAGGGAAATGTTACGATT
This genomic stretch from Cytophagales bacterium harbors:
- a CDS encoding serine hydrolase domain-containing protein gives rise to the protein MNITVRNTCLFLVFITSFFACDKQKESNQEESPKTSKINLVDSITKPLDGFILQVMEKQQIVGLGAAIIVDKELVWIKGFGFADKEKQIAFTPNTVMCIASISKTFTGATLMKAVEDGLVSLDEDINNYLPFKVINPHFPDEKITLRHLATHTSSLVDDYDVYDKTYNFENEEPEALGDFLRSYYTPAGKFYSEKNFLDKRPGTYRDYSNIAAGLAGYIVELQTGKKLGEYGKDQIFEPLKMTNTGWSLADVDVDNHSVQYELVEDSVITIPLYSLTTYPDGGVRTSVSDLSRFFVALLNEGEYKQTRILKEETVREMLRFQFNESNKPENINLEEPNKNSGIFWSTKRDVTLMGHGGSDYGVSADMFCDLQKEVGIIVFSNTGEGDTYHIYNELWKYGKLIRNSGD